A single region of the Novosphingobium sp. SL115 genome encodes:
- the ung gene encoding uracil-DNA glycosylase, with the protein MTTTQLPAAWAEILAPVLQTPPLRALGGFLQAEERSGKTIYPPRGQRLAALEMTPLDQVRVVILGQDPYHGPGQAHGLAFSVQDGVKVPPSLVNIYKELETDLGLPRASHGNLTHWAQQGVLLLNNALTVEAAKAGSHQGRGWEEFTDAAVAAVAARTEPVVFMLWGSHAQKKAARVPGLADGPHLVLKAPHPSPLSAYNGFFGCRHFSQANAFLESHGRGSIDWRV; encoded by the coding sequence ATGACCACGACACAACTGCCCGCTGCCTGGGCCGAAATTCTTGCACCTGTGTTGCAGACTCCGCCATTGCGCGCGCTGGGCGGCTTCCTTCAGGCCGAAGAGCGTTCGGGCAAGACCATCTATCCCCCGCGCGGACAACGCCTTGCTGCGCTGGAAATGACCCCGCTGGATCAGGTGCGCGTGGTCATTCTGGGGCAAGACCCTTATCACGGCCCCGGACAGGCGCATGGATTGGCGTTTTCCGTGCAGGACGGGGTGAAAGTGCCGCCCAGTCTGGTCAATATCTACAAGGAACTGGAAACCGACCTTGGCCTGCCGCGCGCATCCCACGGCAACCTGACGCATTGGGCGCAGCAAGGCGTGCTGCTGCTGAACAATGCACTGACCGTGGAAGCCGCCAAAGCCGGATCGCATCAGGGGCGCGGATGGGAAGAGTTCACCGATGCCGCCGTCGCCGCCGTCGCCGCGCGAACAGAACCTGTCGTGTTCATGTTGTGGGGCAGCCATGCGCAAAAGAAGGCCGCGCGCGTTCCCGGCCTTGCCGATGGGCCGCATCTGGTGCTGAAAGCCCCACACCCCAGCCCGCTTTCAGCCTATAACGGCTTTTTCGGTTGCCGCCATTTCAGCCAGGCTAACGCCTTTCTGGAAAGCCACGGGCGCGGCAGCATCGATTGGCGGGTATAA
- a CDS encoding UDP-glucose dehydrogenase family protein, with translation MKIAMVGSGYVGLVSGACFADFGHDVVCIDKDASKIDRLHQGIMPIYEPGLAELVASNVKAGRLTFSTDLASAIDGAQAIFIAVGTPSRRGDGHADLSYVYAVAEELAANIKTPTVVVTKSTVPVGTGDEVERIIRDSGTSVQFAVVSNPEFLREGAAIGDFKRPDRIVLGAEDEWARGVMKEVYRPLFLNKAPILFTSRRSSELIKYAANAFLATKITFINEMADLCEKVGGDVQDVARGIGLDNRIGSKFLHAGPGYGGSCFPKDTLALLKTAEDYNSPVRLVEAVVKVNDSRKRAMGRKVIEALGGEARGKRVALLGLTFKPNTDDMRDAPSIAVVQTLIDAGAEVVAYDPEGMEPAAAILPEVQMVQSAYAAIEGADAIVLVTEWDAFRALDFDRVKQLAKAPIMVDLRNVYDPAEMRAAGFEYSSVGRP, from the coding sequence ATGAAGATCGCAATGGTAGGCTCTGGCTATGTCGGGCTGGTTTCTGGTGCGTGCTTTGCCGATTTCGGCCATGATGTCGTGTGCATCGACAAGGACGCGAGCAAGATTGACCGCCTGCATCAGGGCATCATGCCGATTTACGAGCCGGGCCTTGCGGAACTGGTGGCATCCAACGTCAAGGCAGGCCGCCTGACCTTTTCAACCGATCTTGCCAGCGCCATCGATGGCGCGCAGGCGATCTTCATCGCGGTTGGTACGCCTTCGCGGCGCGGTGACGGCCATGCCGATCTCAGCTATGTCTATGCCGTGGCTGAAGAACTGGCTGCCAACATCAAGACGCCCACGGTGGTCGTCACCAAATCCACCGTGCCGGTGGGCACTGGCGACGAAGTGGAGCGCATCATCCGCGACAGCGGGACCAGCGTTCAGTTCGCGGTCGTGTCCAACCCCGAATTCCTGCGCGAAGGCGCGGCCATTGGCGATTTCAAGCGCCCTGATCGCATCGTGCTGGGCGCCGAAGACGAATGGGCGCGGGGCGTCATGAAGGAAGTCTACCGCCCGCTGTTCCTGAACAAGGCACCGATCCTGTTCACTTCGCGCCGCAGCAGCGAACTTATCAAGTATGCAGCAAACGCCTTCCTTGCGACCAAGATCACCTTCATCAACGAAATGGCCGACCTTTGCGAAAAGGTGGGGGGCGATGTGCAGGATGTGGCGCGTGGTATCGGGCTTGATAACCGCATCGGGTCCAAGTTCCTGCACGCGGGGCCGGGCTACGGCGGTTCATGCTTCCCCAAGGACACGCTTGCACTGCTGAAAACGGCAGAAGATTACAACAGCCCGGTCCGGCTGGTCGAAGCGGTGGTCAAGGTCAACGACAGCCGCAAGCGGGCGATGGGCCGCAAGGTTATCGAAGCGCTGGGCGGCGAAGCGCGCGGCAAGCGTGTGGCGCTGTTGGGCCTTACGTTCAAACCCAACACCGATGACATGCGCGATGCGCCATCCATCGCCGTGGTGCAGACCCTGATCGATGCCGGGGCCGAAGTCGTCGCTTATGATCCTGAAGGCATGGAACCGGCTGCGGCCATCCTGCCCGAAGTGCAGATGGTGCAAAGCGCCTATGCCGCCATCGAAGGGGCCGATGCGATCGTGCTGGTGACGGAATGGGATGCGTTCCGCGCGCTCGATTTCGACCGGGTGAAGCAGCTTGCCAAGGCACCGATCATGGTTGATCTGCGCAATGTCTATGACCCGGCGGAAATGCGCGCCGCTGGCTTTGAATACAGCAGCGTGGGCCGCCCGTAA
- a CDS encoding DUF2061 domain-containing protein: MILFHGHEAHGRSIVKAISWRTLGSLDTFVLGWFFTGSLKAAGAIAGTEVITKIGLYYFHERVWSSIHWGTQRTPTAEEESAQIGAEAGLL, from the coding sequence ATGATCCTGTTTCACGGGCACGAAGCCCATGGGCGATCAATCGTAAAGGCGATAAGCTGGCGCACACTGGGCAGCCTGGATACCTTCGTGCTGGGCTGGTTCTTCACCGGCAGCCTGAAAGCTGCCGGTGCTATCGCCGGAACTGAAGTCATCACCAAGATCGGACTGTATTACTTCCACGAAAGGGTGTGGAGTTCGATCCACTGGGGCACGCAGCGCACGCCCACAGCGGAAGAGGAATCAGCCCAGATCGGCGCAGAAGCGGGCCTGCTGTAA
- the cysN gene encoding sulfate adenylyltransferase subunit CysN produces MTDQTDVIYKTDALIAEDIDAYLDQHQHKTMLRFITCGSVDDGKSTLIGRLLYDSKMIFEDQLAALESDSKKQGTQGQDIDFALLVDGLAAEREQGITIDVAYRFFNTEKRKFIVADCPGHEQYTRNMVTGASTADLAVILIDARKGVLVQTRRHSYLCHLIGIRNIVLAVNKMDLVDYDPVVFDAIVKDYAEFARSIGIESFTALPISGFKGDNITTRSANTPWYSGPTLVDHLETVEVLSTTDADKPFRMPVQWVNRPNLDFRGFSGLIATGSVKPGDEIRVLPSGKTSTVTRIVTLNGDLDKAVAGQSVTLCFADEIDCSRGDVIALADNPPQAADQFESTLVWLNDEAMIPGRAYWLKLATQTVSATVQQPKYVVNVNTMEHLAAKTLELNAIGVAELATDKPLVFEPYADSRTLGGFVLIDKITNATVAAGMLHFSLRRAQNVHWQALDVSRDAHAALKRQKPTVLWFTGLSGSGKSTIANLVEKRLHAVGKHTFLLDGDNVRHGLNKDLGFTEADRIENIRRVGEVARLMTDAGLIVLTAFISPFRAEREMVRGLLPQGDFIEVFVDTPLEVAEQRDVKGLYKKARSGQLKNFTGIDSPYEAPENPEIRVDTTRETPEDAAERIVNQLLGWAPTI; encoded by the coding sequence ATGACCGATCAGACCGACGTGATCTATAAGACTGACGCCCTCATTGCCGAGGACATCGACGCCTATCTCGACCAGCATCAGCACAAGACCATGCTGCGCTTCATCACCTGCGGGTCGGTGGATGATGGCAAGTCCACGCTGATCGGTCGGTTGCTGTATGATTCGAAGATGATCTTCGAAGACCAGCTTGCCGCGCTGGAAAGCGATTCCAAAAAGCAGGGCACGCAAGGGCAGGACATCGACTTCGCGCTGCTGGTCGATGGCCTTGCCGCCGAACGCGAACAGGGCATCACCATCGATGTCGCCTATCGCTTCTTCAACACCGAAAAGCGCAAGTTCATCGTCGCCGATTGCCCCGGCCATGAACAATACACCCGCAACATGGTGACCGGCGCATCCACCGCCGACCTTGCGGTGATCCTGATCGACGCGCGCAAGGGCGTATTGGTCCAGACCCGCCGCCACAGCTATCTGTGCCACCTGATCGGCATCCGCAATATCGTGCTGGCGGTGAACAAGATGGATCTGGTGGATTACGACCCAGTCGTATTCGACGCCATCGTCAAGGATTATGCCGAGTTCGCCCGCTCCATCGGCATCGAAAGCTTCACTGCGCTGCCGATTTCCGGCTTCAAGGGCGACAACATCACCACCCGCTCGGCCAATACCCCATGGTATTCAGGCCCGACGCTGGTCGACCATCTTGAAACGGTCGAAGTGCTGTCCACCACCGATGCGGACAAACCGTTCCGTATGCCGGTGCAGTGGGTCAACCGCCCGAACCTCGACTTCCGTGGCTTCTCCGGCCTGATCGCCACTGGCAGCGTCAAACCGGGTGATGAGATCCGCGTGCTGCCTTCAGGCAAGACCAGCACCGTCACCCGCATCGTCACGCTGAATGGTGATCTGGATAAGGCCGTGGCCGGCCAGTCGGTCACGCTGTGCTTTGCCGATGAGATCGACTGTTCGCGCGGCGACGTGATCGCGCTGGCTGATAATCCGCCGCAGGCCGCCGACCAGTTCGAATCCACGCTGGTCTGGCTGAATGACGAAGCGATGATTCCGGGCCGCGCCTATTGGCTTAAGCTGGCGACGCAGACGGTGTCGGCCACCGTCCAGCAGCCCAAATACGTCGTCAACGTCAACACCATGGAACATCTGGCGGCCAAGACGCTGGAGCTGAACGCCATCGGCGTTGCCGAACTGGCAACCGACAAACCGCTGGTGTTCGAACCCTATGCCGACAGTCGCACCCTGGGCGGGTTCGTGCTGATCGACAAGATCACCAATGCCACCGTGGCGGCGGGCATGCTGCACTTCAGCCTGCGCCGCGCGCAGAACGTCCACTGGCAGGCGCTCGACGTCAGCCGCGATGCCCATGCTGCCTTGAAGCGCCAGAAGCCGACCGTGCTGTGGTTCACCGGCCTGTCGGGATCGGGCAAATCGACCATCGCCAACCTGGTAGAAAAGCGCCTGCACGCGGTGGGCAAGCACACCTTCCTGCTTGATGGCGACAATGTGCGCCACGGCCTCAACAAAGATCTGGGCTTTACCGAAGCTGACCGCATTGAAAACATCCGCCGTGTGGGCGAAGTGGCCAGGCTGATGACCGACGCCGGGCTTATCGTCCTCACCGCCTTCATCAGCCCGTTCCGCGCCGAACGCGAAATGGTGCGCGGTCTGCTGCCGCAGGGCGACTTTATCGAGGTTTTTGTCGACACCCCGCTGGAAGTGGCTGAACAGCGCGACGTGAAAGGCCTGTATAAAAAGGCACGTTCGGGCCAGTTGAAAAACTTCACCGGGATCGACAGCCCTTACGAAGCGCCGGAAAACCCGGAAATCAGGGTCGACACGACGCGCGAAACACCCGAAGACGCAGCTGAACGCATCGTCAACCAGCTTCTGGGCTGGGCACCGACGATTTGA
- the cysD gene encoding sulfate adenylyltransferase subunit CysD, producing the protein MQFDEKTLTHLERLESEAIHIMREVVAEAENPVMLYSVGKDSAVMLHLARKAFYPSPPPFPLLHVDTTWKFKAMYDLRDRMARESGMELLVYHNQEAMDRGINPFDHGALHTDMWKTEGLKQALDKYGFDAAFGGARRDEEKSRAKERIFSFRTASHGWDPKNQRPELWNLYNARKNKGESIRVFPISNWTELDIWQYIHLNDVPIVPLYFADERPTVERDGMLLMVDDDRFPLKPGEEPVMRSIRFRTLGCYPLTGAVESTAKTLPEVIQETLLTTTSERQGRAIDKDAGGAGMEVKKQQGYF; encoded by the coding sequence GTGCAATTTGATGAAAAAACCCTGACTCACCTTGAGCGTCTGGAATCTGAAGCGATTCACATCATGCGCGAAGTTGTGGCCGAAGCCGAAAATCCGGTCATGCTTTATTCAGTGGGCAAGGACAGCGCGGTGATGCTGCATCTGGCGCGCAAGGCGTTCTACCCCTCGCCGCCGCCGTTTCCGCTGCTGCATGTCGATACGACTTGGAAGTTCAAGGCGATGTACGATCTGCGCGACCGGATGGCGCGTGAGAGCGGGATGGAACTGCTGGTCTATCACAATCAGGAAGCGATGGACCGGGGGATCAACCCGTTCGACCATGGCGCCCTGCACACCGACATGTGGAAGACCGAAGGGCTGAAGCAGGCGCTGGACAAATATGGCTTCGACGCAGCCTTTGGCGGCGCGCGACGTGACGAGGAAAAGAGCCGCGCCAAGGAGCGAATCTTCTCGTTCCGCACCGCTTCGCACGGCTGGGATCCCAAGAACCAGCGCCCGGAACTGTGGAACCTGTACAACGCCCGCAAGAACAAGGGCGAAAGCATTCGCGTCTTCCCGATCAGCAACTGGACCGAACTGGACATCTGGCAGTACATCCACCTCAACGACGTGCCCATCGTCCCGCTCTATTTCGCGGACGAACGCCCGACGGTCGAGCGCGATGGCATGTTGCTGATGGTCGATGACGATCGCTTCCCGCTGAAGCCCGGCGAAGAGCCGGTCATGCGCTCGATCCGCTTCCGCACGCTGGGCTGCTATCCGCTGACCGGGGCTGTGGAAAGCACTGCCAAGACGCTGCCGGAAGTCATTCAGGAAACCCTGCTGACCACCACCAGCGAACGCCAAGGCCGCGCCATCGACAAGGATGCTGGCGGCGCAGGCATGGAAGTGAAGAAACAGCAGGGGTATTTCTGA
- a CDS encoding ribonuclease D, with product MAVFLHEEDIPAGVLAPGPVAVDTETMGLITPRDRLCLVQISDGRGDEHLIRFAPGSTFAAPNLKAVLADPERVKLYHFARFDLAAIEHYMGVVAAPVFCTKIASKLIRTYTDRHGLKDLVRELLGKEISKQQQSSDWGAPTLSDAQQEYAASDVRHLHAMHTILVERLEREGRTAMAQACFDFLPMRARLDLAGWAERDIFSHE from the coding sequence ATGGCCGTATTTCTGCACGAAGAAGATATCCCCGCCGGCGTTCTTGCGCCGGGGCCGGTGGCAGTCGACACTGAAACGATGGGGCTGATTACCCCGCGCGACCGGCTTTGTCTGGTCCAGATTTCGGATGGCAGGGGTGACGAACACCTGATCCGCTTTGCGCCGGGCAGCACCTTTGCCGCGCCCAATCTGAAAGCGGTGCTGGCTGATCCTGAACGGGTGAAGCTGTATCATTTCGCTCGGTTCGACCTTGCTGCCATTGAACACTACATGGGTGTGGTGGCAGCACCGGTGTTCTGCACCAAGATCGCGTCCAAGCTGATCCGCACTTATACCGACCGGCATGGGCTGAAGGACTTGGTACGCGAACTGCTGGGCAAGGAGATTTCCAAGCAGCAGCAGTCAAGCGACTGGGGCGCTCCGACGTTGAGCGATGCGCAGCAGGAATATGCCGCATCCGATGTGCGCCACCTGCATGCCATGCACACCATTCTGGTTGAGCGGCTTGAGCGTGAAGGCCGCACTGCGATGGCGCAGGCCTGTTTCGATTTCCTGCCGATGCGCGCGCGACTTGACCTTGCCGGTTGGGCAGAGCGCGATATCTTCAGCCACGAGTAA
- the lptC gene encoding LPS export ABC transporter periplasmic protein LptC — MTVQADLMRSRRRDFAAPGGFHDRLVRFLAGALPATVGALLAVMVLAPLSPRGEISFLLDRRKVAMVEDRLRVASAMYRGQDDSGRNFSITAGSAVQRTKAVPTIQLDQLTARIMLDDGPALLTAGKGDYDFGKEIVDIVGPVNFQTADGYRMTATNVDIDLGARQLKSRGPVEGRIPAGTFAADRISADLSERTVTLDGNARLRMVPGKMQVP; from the coding sequence ATGACTGTCCAAGCAGACCTGATGCGTTCCCGCCGCCGCGACTTTGCGGCGCCCGGAGGATTCCATGATCGGCTGGTGCGGTTTCTGGCAGGCGCGCTTCCCGCCACGGTCGGCGCGCTTCTGGCGGTCATGGTGCTGGCCCCGCTTTCGCCGCGCGGCGAGATCAGCTTCCTGCTTGACCGCCGCAAGGTGGCGATGGTCGAAGACCGCCTGCGGGTTGCCAGCGCGATGTATCGTGGACAGGATGATTCCGGGCGGAACTTTTCGATCACGGCGGGATCAGCGGTGCAGCGGACCAAGGCTGTGCCGACGATCCAGCTTGACCAGTTGACCGCGCGGATCATGCTTGACGATGGGCCGGCACTGTTGACTGCGGGCAAGGGCGACTATGATTTCGGCAAGGAAATCGTCGATATTGTCGGCCCGGTGAACTTTCAGACTGCCGATGGCTATCGGATGACCGCCACCAATGTCGATATCGACCTTGGGGCGCGGCAATTGAAAAGCCGGGGGCCGGTTGAAGGCCGCATTCCGGCTGGCACATTCGCAGCCGACCGGATCAGCGCCGACCTGTCGGAGCGGACCGTAACGCTTGATGGAAACGCCCGGCTGCGCATGGTGCCGGGAAAGATGCAGGTGCCATGA
- a CDS encoding LptA/OstA family protein: MTKIEIIRSARPLRMMALGFAGSAAVVAGAQHLSAQGIAGHNSDAPVSYAADRIEVQDKAKRVVLSGNVDISQENLRMRAARTTVAYADAGGIQIQRIDATGGVQVTRAGESASGDVAVYDFNRNVITMTGNVALRRSGDTLNGGRLVIDLDSGLSSVDGRSGSGGSGGGRVSGTFNVSKRN, translated from the coding sequence ATGACCAAAATCGAAATCATCCGTTCCGCCCGCCCGTTGCGCATGATGGCGCTGGGCTTTGCCGGGTCTGCTGCCGTAGTGGCAGGGGCGCAGCATCTGTCCGCACAGGGTATTGCCGGGCACAACAGCGACGCCCCTGTCAGCTATGCCGCTGACCGTATCGAAGTGCAGGACAAGGCCAAGCGCGTGGTGTTGTCCGGCAATGTCGACATATCGCAGGAAAACCTGCGGATGCGCGCGGCACGGACCACGGTGGCTTATGCCGATGCAGGCGGAATCCAGATTCAGCGGATTGACGCGACCGGCGGCGTGCAGGTGACCCGCGCGGGTGAAAGCGCCAGTGGTGACGTCGCGGTTTATGATTTCAACCGCAATGTCATTACCATGACCGGCAATGTCGCGCTGCGCCGCAGTGGCGATACGCTGAATGGCGGGCGGCTGGTGATCGACCTTGATTCAGGCCTGTCCAGCGTTGACGGACGTTCGGGAAGTGGCGGTTCGGGTGGTGGCCGGGTCAGCGGCACATTCAATGTTTCCAAGCGCAATTGA
- a CDS encoding O-antigen ligase family protein, with amino-acid sequence MAYGLTNLVVQLVAIALLAINGTAVANFISKAPRAVLALIGVSLALPLLQLVPLPPDMWQALPGRDLVRESLALAKSDGWFATSLNSGRTLVALIGLLAPVTLIVIGHGANQRAISLATLGWVALGLLCVFIGTVDIMQPDGKSLFYPENSMKGVLFGLFANRNSTGIFLDCCLLLLCGMPAARPLSARWLTKGCAGVLLVVGVVLTQSRTGLVLLALPLGLFMLRIGVTLLQARKAKVSGRAPAQADPASRNVAIAAISALALVVLAIGTVGLSPVAGDSRISTTLARFSKTEDQRAEIWDDARYSAERYWWAGSGMGTFDEVFQADEALENVSPRRAGRAHNDYLEIAIESGIFGLAIIAGWALWIMFASFRALRRPDPWPALSGLGILTSAALQSALDYPLRNQAMLCMAAFAVVLLIQGSNRNGTRDEGDAA; translated from the coding sequence GTGGCTTACGGGCTGACCAATCTGGTCGTGCAGCTTGTCGCGATTGCCCTTCTGGCAATCAACGGGACAGCTGTTGCAAATTTCATCTCCAAAGCACCAAGAGCGGTTCTCGCCCTCATCGGCGTTTCTCTGGCCCTGCCTTTGCTGCAGCTGGTGCCCCTGCCGCCTGACATGTGGCAGGCACTGCCGGGCCGCGATCTTGTGCGCGAAAGCCTTGCTCTGGCAAAGTCGGATGGCTGGTTTGCAACGAGCCTCAACAGTGGCCGCACTTTAGTTGCACTGATCGGCCTGCTGGCACCGGTAACGCTGATCGTCATCGGTCATGGTGCCAACCAGCGGGCAATTTCGCTGGCCACACTCGGCTGGGTTGCATTGGGCCTGCTGTGCGTATTCATCGGCACGGTCGACATCATGCAGCCCGATGGCAAAAGCCTGTTCTACCCTGAAAACAGCATGAAGGGCGTGCTGTTTGGCTTGTTCGCCAACCGTAATTCCACCGGCATCTTTCTGGACTGCTGCCTGTTGCTGCTCTGCGGCATGCCAGCGGCGCGACCGCTGTCTGCCCGGTGGCTGACCAAAGGTTGCGCGGGGGTTTTGCTGGTGGTTGGCGTCGTGCTGACCCAGTCCCGCACCGGTCTTGTCCTGTTGGCCTTGCCGCTTGGCCTGTTCATGCTGCGCATCGGGGTAACCCTGCTGCAGGCACGCAAAGCCAAGGTATCAGGGCGCGCGCCTGCACAGGCTGATCCTGCATCGCGCAACGTCGCGATCGCTGCAATTTCGGCGCTCGCGCTGGTGGTGCTAGCCATTGGAACCGTCGGGCTTTCACCGGTTGCCGGGGACTCGCGCATCAGCACCACACTGGCCCGCTTCTCCAAGACCGAAGACCAGCGCGCCGAAATCTGGGACGACGCGCGCTATTCCGCCGAACGCTACTGGTGGGCAGGATCGGGCATGGGCACGTTCGATGAAGTGTTTCAGGCCGACGAAGCACTGGAAAATGTCTCGCCGCGCCGCGCAGGCCGCGCCCACAATGACTATCTGGAAATCGCCATCGAATCCGGCATCTTCGGCCTTGCGATCATCGCTGGCTGGGCGCTGTGGATCATGTTTGCCAGCTTTCGCGCGCTACGCCGCCCCGATCCGTGGCCAGCACTTTCGGGGCTGGGCATTCTGACCTCGGCCGCGCTTCAGTCTGCTCTCGACTATCCGCTGCGCAATCAGGCCATGCTCTGCATGGCAGCTTTCGCTGTAGTTCTGCTCATCCAGGGCAGCAACCGCAACGGCACCCGCGATGAAGGAGACGCAGCATGA